Part of the Lotus japonicus ecotype B-129 chromosome 6, LjGifu_v1.2 genome, AAGTAACAGGAATCACGGGAAGGTATGAGACTTTACTTCTGGTTTTTTTCACTTACATTGTATTCTTTCCTCTATTTGGTTGAAACTTGATGTGCTCTGGAATTTTGATTGATGGCTGTGTATTGTGACCATTTGTCGCTATGTCTTGTTAGTGCAATAATTATAACATTGGCTTGACACAAACAGGGCTACTTCCAAACACTCTTCTCCTGCAATGAGAGGCTTTTGGCTTTCATGAATGTGAAGAGCCTTGTACTGCCAGCTGCAGAAGAAGCAGAATCAATATGGACAGATAAATTTGGGTTTAGCAGGATGAAGCCAGACGAGGTATAAAATctgatgaagaaagtggaggcttgaatattttcttgtattgcagctcttggtttctctctcctcagtctttcttctcttcttcagccttaaatagtccaaggtgcaaaggatatttctgttgagagaatatgaccgttggagggcatttctggaacttccagaacctgctgtggctgaaccttggtatgtaggcttgtcagaatagtacactgctcttgtacttcttgatagagacatttgcctgtaaccatttacttctgatctgacgacgcttcatgttggaacttgtgaagcttggtgatcagagtcagagggaagcttggatcctctgaccttcgtaacttctgcttctggaccttcagagcctctggtccttcagagcttctggaccttcagagcttctggaccttcagagcttctggtcttcagatcttctgatcctcagatcttctggtcttcagatcttcagatcttctggtcttcagatcttctgatcttcagaacttctgatcttcagatcttctgatgaatatatcttctggtgtcagaatcagaacctgtttgtcaaaacactcaagacaaacgttagagtatcataattgttcatccacaaataaatacttgttatcatcaaaacataaagttgtaccacatgaccaaatcttgatcttacagatgcGCCTATAGAAGTAATGACACTTTAAGACAATTTGGCATCAATAATTCCACTAGTTTATTTGTTGTACAAATTTTATGATCACAGGGTTCTTTAATCACATACAGCTAGTGAAAAACCAAATCTCAGCAATCAGAGATGGCGTATGAATATAGAAGAGTTGAGATAAGGTCCAACGAAATATGTGAGAGGATGTGTTTAAGTGCATTGTTAAGTGTGTTGATATGAAGTGATGGAGCACAATGACATAAAGTTGAAGTGCATCAGGAAGCGTGTCGACATAAAGATGATGGCATCGTGTAGCGGGTTGACATAAATGGTAAATGGtgtaacctaattaattgagtTAGGATTTATTCACACCTTAATTTCACTTTTACTTCACTTTTTTATCTATTTGTCTCTTATCTTTCAATCATATTATCACATATcacatctctttttttttttctctctctctttcttataACTCTATTCTTTCCACCTCTTTCACACTTTTGATGTTTCTGCAAGGTGGCTCAGACCACAGGCATATCAATGTGACGTATTGGTAGCCAAGGAAATCCTATAATGCACCCTAAACACACACGTGGTTTCACTTGCACCATTCATGAATGTACTTCAATGCAAGAAATTCTATTTTATTTGGTCTGTCCAGTTTTTAGACTTGGAGTGTCTATTGCACAAGGACTGTCAGATTGATTTGAGGTGCATTTAATTAAAGCGCCACTTTACTTTGTAACTTATGTCCCTTTATGCAATTTGGtaaaagaaatatttatttACTATTCTGAGTattctcctctttctcttttaTAGCAACGAATAATAGCATTGGGTACAGATTGTACTGTACAATCTTAATGCGCATATGGAGCTCACTTTTACAAAATTTGGTGCAATATTGGGCATATTCACAAAACTATGGTATacaggaaaattgaaaaaagagatGGCTTCTGATTTACGTTGTTAGCATAATAATTAAATCTGGTATAAGATTAGGAAGCATATGAATTTCGAGGTAGCCTTGTAATTAAGAATGGTGGTCTCTTAAATTTGCACCCAGGAATAATTACATAGACAGTTCTTGTTGGTCTTTAATGGTCCTATTGGCCTAGCTTACTACCTCTGATAAAGTAGTTTCAACAGATCTGTAATACAAACTTCAGCCCCTTTgactttaaatttaaatttacatcTTCCTAAACCTTTGTTTTTCCCTGTTTCAAATTTATcccttttttttgaaatatgaaAGCATATTATTAAACATAGAAATAGATGATAACATCCCCTCAACTAATAAAGGCAGATCCCTATCAGGCTATCACCGAGTTTTGGCCAAAAAATTCCTACCGCTTTAGCCTCCCTATAAAATGAAAAACCTTCGCCTTCAAGGGTGTAAGCAATGAGCCACTTGAGAGGAATATTGAAATTAGTTTAGCATCTtccattctaagcacatgataACACTCCTCTCCATTCGATTATGTAATATCAGCatttgtttgaactttgaagaagAGTTCTTGACCGACAAAATGATCTTCAATAAGACTTGATATTCAAGTGTCATGACGTCGTTTTCCTTTATCACATAGTAAATTGTATAATCATTTTTTATTGGCAACTATATActtcaataaaatcaaatcttataaaaaaaaaactcataaagcaCCATGACATCTATTCATGAATGTTGCATAATCTCaacatcatttaaaaaaaaaaaaaaactagaaatttGGTGAATGAAATTTTGTTATGAAAGATGTATGTTGTTGAAAGGTCTTTATAATGCTTCATGGCTAGAAATTGACCATATGCATCTCTTAAGTTCTCAATTGGTAATTTGCTTCTATCAtgaaacataaatcaaactACTATTTCTAAAAGCTTAGTGAATGAAGTCTCACTATGAAAGTCTTGGTCATGCTTTATAGCTTCATGGCTGGAGATTAACCATATGCATCTCTTAATTTCTCAATTGGTGATTTACTACTTTGACGGTTGATTTCATGGAACATGACATCTTCATGAGTGAAGCATAACCTCAACATCTTTCAATATAAACACAACACTATCATATCCCATCAAATACTTCCAGCTTCATTTAGTACCGAGATATATCAGAATATGCGATCGTTTGATGTGATAAAATGAATTAAGGAAATCACACTTGAGGGCAAACATATATAGAAGAAGCACAAGTCATGGAGATGATTCCATGACTTATCAATCGAAGACAGCGCCACAACCTTGAGCCAGATATTAACAAACCTCTGTGATGCTTAAAAAGATTGTAAGCTCGGAATTATGctcctttttcttttcctttctccaTTTGTTGATGTAAGCCTCGTCCactcttctttctcttcctcttctctttttCTACTATTGTTGTATATTATTTACTAGAAAATTTCAGGGCAATCTTAGATGAAGGTGTTGTTTGGTTTCTTTTAGGGCTGTCCATGAAACCCGGGCCCGCCCGAACCCGGAAAACCCGCTTGAAGCAAAAATGAAACGGGTGAATTTTAACGGGTAACCGGTTTAGCGGGTTGAAAATGTTCGGGTTCAGACGAGTTTCACGGTCGGAATCGGGTGTTTGAAAAACAAACAATCGGATTTCGATCTGACCGAGGCCATACATatacaaataataattaaatactaAGAGTTGGTTAATGGGAGCAGTAAAGGAGAAAATCTCATTGGTGGGGGGAGTGGATGAGGATCAAGTAAGGATTTccggagagagaaagagaagtgtTGATGATGAGAAAAAATGACTCCAGAACTTCTGTCCACAAAGCTAATCACATGTCTCGAGACCTGCAACCTATACTTTCTTTTGACTTCAAACTACTTTAATTCATTGAtacaataaaaagtaaaaaagatcTAATGTATGAATATTCTCCAATGTTCTTTCATACTCCAATGCTCTGAGCTCTAGTTAgcttcttcctccttccctGTCTTTTTATTTCCATTAACATTGAGCCCTCCCTTACTTTAGAGCCAAAGACAGGTCAAACCAAATCATAGCCTTAAGCTTAAACGACAACCATCAAAACCCAAATCTTCATCACCTTTGCGGGCATAGAAGACAGGGAACAAAGAGCGTGTGCCTTTGTCTTCTCCGGCGGATCTGGTCGAAGTTCATGTTGTTGGAGAAGATGAAGCTTCACTTTACTGAGAAAGCACTTGCTTCGTGTTTGCTCACCTCTGCGACGTCGCCACCTACCTCTGATCActgacttttctttgtttctcaccctttctcttttttatttggtaaaacTTTTGGATTTGGAAGGTTCATGAGACCCGTAAGAACCCACCCGATGTAAACCTAACCTGTGCAATCCGTAACCCGTTAAATCCGAGATGCTGACCGGACGGTGGCGGTTTTGGTGCTGTGTGTATTTTCACCCCAAACCCGATTTTTTTGGCCCGAATCCGACCGGAACCGACCGGTGGACACCCCtagtttttctttcttaactAGGAACCGGAATTGATTGAAGGCAGGGTTTTAGAGGAGTTAAATGTGAGTTtagtagagagaaagagatggaAGTCTGAGAAATGTTGAGAGTAGCTTCCACCCTTTTTCCTGTATTTAACGAACTCTCCCTCACTTCACTGatttattttgatttgatttttcgGGTTGAGACTTCTCAAGCCTTGTGCCCTACTACTGGCTTGGAAGAGACTATTCTTTCTGATTTGGGCAGATATTTAAGGGGATTAGACAGCCATCTTCGTCAAACTGAACTTCAAAGCCTGCACATAAAATATTATCTTCTACTCTCACCACTAATACTATATCCCAATTATAAATTAAAGAAAGCACAAAACATATAAAATCAAAACTTCAATGATCTCAAAGATCCAAACAAACCAAAATTGCCTGAAGTTCTCTGCCAGGGACGTGATACAATTAAATTCAAGAAGCTTAAACCAAAAGCCTCAACTTCTCATGCATTTGAGTGCAGTAATAGAGAAGGAATCTAGAGTGAGCCAGGGAGAATCTTGATTCAATCATGAAGAACTGGCATCTGTAGCCGCCTTTTTCTTCTCCCTTTTTTCCTTGTTTCGTAAAGCATTCTTGCTCAATGTTCTAAATTAATCAACAACAagcatttaattaaaagaatgtAAATCATAAGAAGCATATAAAGAAGAGGGGAAAAGGGAGAAAGGGACTTACTCTGAAGGGCTCTCTCCAAGTAGCTGCAGATACAAAATCATTTTGACATCATTAGAACATTAACCAAAATGAAACTCAACTCCAAGAATTTATTGGAAGATGCATAAACATGCATGTCAGATCAACCACTAATAAGGGTCTCAACCAATGTTTTAAAACTCCGTTCAGTGAATCAGTGAAGTCATTGGTTCACAGTTCAGTTGAACCGGTGATAATTAAATATAGGTTTTTAGTATTGTATAAcatattaaataattcattaACATAAAATGTTAAGAAATTAagtcaaattaaattttaaattgacataaaatcatcatatattatattttatcagatagaaatgaaaaaaaagataaaaataataataatccaCATATATACGTGGGTATTATAACTTGACATTTGActtttatttgaataaaatatgtttttcttaaatttaaacaaaatgtattcaaattttgattttttttggcAACTTTTGAAATATGGCTGGTTCACGCCAGTTCAATTATTTTGTCCAGTTTCACTAATTTTAATCTGGTTCTCACTGATTCTGAAATTTAGCGGTTTTTCCTTCAAATGGACCTTAACCGGTCCAATTTTAACAATGGTCAAAACAATTCATAACTACATATAAGTAACGCCATGCAAAAGTGTTGCTGATAATTTATATTGACAATTTAAATAGAAACAATGGCAATTAAGAGCATAGATTGTGACTGTGTGTACCTGTGCCTGAATAACAGCTGCAGTCTTAGCAAGTGGTGGGCAATAGGCAGCGGGTTTTTGCGCAGGGGGGTTGGCAGATGAGGCTTTTGTAGAAGCCTGGGTAGGTTTTGGTCCTTGACCTGCAATTAGTCCACGGTCTTCAAAGAACAAAAGAGACATAACTCATCACTAGATGATATATTAGGATATGTGTATGAACCTGATGGTTTTTTATCTTCAAGTTTTACAGAGTCTATAGACTTGATTAATTCAGCGATGTCACCAAACTTACTTGGCGACTCTGGTTTCCAATCAGCCTGTATATAGTTCGTAAACAATTCAATGATGTCTTCATAAAGGTAATAGAAAAAACTTTGGGACTTATTAATCAGAGTTCAGGACATGACTAACCTGGAACAACTTGTCAAACATCTTCTTGAAGTACAATGATCCATTGTAGTGAAAAATCTTGATCCTACAATGGAATAAAATAACATTAACAAAATGCTTTCTTAgtgaataaattaaaacatgtggAAACCAACGTATAACAATCAGCAAAATATTCTCCCAATAATTAATTTGGTTAGTGACCTATATCACCCCATAAATGTTGTTTAAATTGATCACCTATAATTGATAATCAAAGGAACAAATCTGGATGATGTATCACACTGGCAACATAATTGCGTGATATTTTTCAGGCATCGTAACGAGTAGAACACGGACCACTAATGGCCAATTGTAACATACCCATTGTCAACTTGAAGCCTCGGAGCTGTTGTCGCTGTCATGAAATAGCACCCATCCGGAGACCATTCACTTGTAACAGACCATTCAACCTTAGTTGCTGCGAGCTGTTTCTTATCCGCGTAATCCCAGAACACCTATAAAGTAAGCGTGAAAAACATATGGATTCCTTATTCATAGCATGTTTTTGCATACTTGCACCAATTTGAGCATGTGTCATATGGAAGTACAGCATATACTTGCAAAAAACAGATGTTTTGATCTTGGAAAATgctaaaaataagaaaatagacTTGCAGTTAATCATCAAAACTTAAAATTAAGATGAAAATGAGAATAGCGACAGATGCATTCAGTACTAAGAGCCAAAAAGCAAGCAAAGGCACCAATTATTTCATCTCTAAGTGATACTTAGCATCTAAAAGTGACTGTaagtaataatttaattttataataaggTGAGCTAGTGCGTGTTTGGATACATTGTGGAAAACCATGGTGAAGACAAAATCACGGTGGGCAGCCACAAAAGCTAAGGGAGGTTGCTTCTGTCAACCGTGATTTTGGCTCCCTGTTTCCACTGTGTATTCaaattcaaagttcaaacatgcacttagtaGTTCTAGATAAGGGAATCAAGCACCAAATTCCTTCCACCAAAACAGAATGTTAAAAGAAAGCATAATGATTCGATCAGTCAGGAGAACATACCATATCACCAGGTAAGTTACCAAAGCCAGCCAAACATAAAACTGGACACCAAAGGTCAAGGCCACAAAATACAATAACTTTTTACTTTTACCCTGATTCGGATACTTATATCAAATAATAATGAGCCTCTTCAGAATTCCAACCCCAGGCCAATACCCTCAAAGGCCCTTTAAAGATTTGattgaaaaagaatgaaaaCTCCTGAAGACTGAgacttaaaatttattttattgaatatgGTGAATGCCAATTCATTAGTTGAGGATACATCTTCCCTTTGGATTCCATCGAATAGTATTGTAAGGACCAGTTCCAAGCTCCAGTAGAGGATTGCAGTTCTTGTCAAACAGAGTTGCTTTAGCAGGCATAACTAAAACGAGTTAAGGAAAAGTGAAGCACTCAAGagatctataaaaaaaaccataaaagtATGATTTATATATGCAGACACAAATAACCAACATCTAAGTTCTTAAAATGAAAATTCCATTAGGCAGCGGAACTATGTAGTTGTTTGTTATCATTAGGGCTTTAAAATTCCTAGATTAGAAGgactagttttttttatatcaagAAGATGAAAGAAGTAGCCTGATACTTTTTCAAAAGCATTTCCTAACATAAGTCTAAAATCATCGCAAAATAATTCAGTGCTTTAGCAGAAATGGTTCCATGACATTACCATAAGTTCTGCCTCTGAATAATATCAAATCAGGCCACAGTATTTAATGTTATGGGATCTTCAGTAAATATCAAAAGCTGAAACTTCAGTACATATTGTTTATCTCTAAATCGTAAATATCACAGACAAATTAACAATGCAGGAAACTGAGCCCATACTTTGTTAGCTTCCAGCACTGGTCTTGCATCAAGCTTATCAAGGGTGAAATCACAACCACCACTTTCCCAATTAACAATGCAGGAATCTGAAAGCACACCTTCCTGTAAATAAATACACAATTACTAAGAAGCACACAAGATTAATCAGAGAGAAATAACAAAACCAGATCATGTTGTAGCAAGAACAAGACAATCTTCAATTGCAACCCAAGCAGCTAGGGCTTCCTTCTGAAAACTTTTCAATGCTGAAAACCAAAAATGCTTTTGCAACAGCTTGCTAACTCTGTGCTCCCAATCAGATGCTACATCCAAATCTCCATTCACATCAGAGTCGCTGACGACAAGGGGAAACTCCGGGACGGTCTCGATGCGGTGGCCGCGAGGATGAATGACGGAACAACGGAGGCTGCGATGGCGGAGACCAGGCGTGGCGCTTCTGGTTCACGTTGATATTGCGGTGCCAGCGGCGCCTGATATTGGTGGGAGCGAACATGTGACCACCACGGCACATGTTTCCGAAAGCTCCCTGGCCAGCATGGTGGGTACAACCACCGGGGACACGGGGGATATGGGAGAAAGCACGACCAGTTCCTCAAGACTCGGCGGAGCACTGGTGGCCGGCGCGGCGGGAGACGACGAAAGGCTGGCGGCTGTTTTTGGAGATGTTGAAATGGGCGAAATTTCCGATGTCAGGACGGATTGAAGCTCTCATGACATTAGGGATGGAAGGGTGGTGGCAGCATCGGAGGACGCATCATCTCTTTTTCTGGTGGTGTGGTCGTGGCTGTTGTGGCTCGCCTGGAATAGAGGAGGATGTTGTGGCTCGCCTGGAACAGAGGAGGAGACGATGGTGCACAACTCTGTGGAGGAAGGAGGAGCCATAGAAGAAGAGTGGAACATGGTGATGTTTCAGCAGAAAGAAAACGAGAGAGAAGGAGAGTGATGAGAGAGTGAGAGCATGAATCAGTTAGATGAGGGAGagaggggagttgggtttggcaccccacctatggggcttggcaccccactttatcaaatacggaatttaaaattccgtattctccctattgaatacggaacttaaaattccgtactgtatttaagcatgcgtgtcacattttcaaccactcattatatactaaaacagatacggaattttattttccgtattgatacggaactttaaattccgtatttaataaagtggggtgcaaagcctaaggggtggggcaccaaactcaattcccGGGAGAGAGTAAGCGGATCTGATTTGATGAGAGAGGAGAGATATGTGCTTGAGATGAGAGTACTGAGATAAGGAGGAGAGAGAGTACATAGG contains:
- the LOC130723436 gene encoding uncharacterized protein LOC130723436 isoform X1; amino-acid sequence: MQDQCWKLTKYGLIMPAKATLFDKNCNPLLELGTGPYNTIRWNPKGRFLCLAGFGNLPGDMVFWDYADKKQLAATKVEWSVTSEWSPDGCYFMTATTAPRLQVDNGIKIFHYNGSLYFKKMFDKLFQADWKPESPSKFGDIAELIKSIDSVKLEDKKPSGQGPKPTQASTKASSANPPAQKPAAYCPPLAKTAAVIQAQLLGESPSETLSKNALRNKEKREKKKAATDASSS
- the LOC130723436 gene encoding uncharacterized protein LOC130723436 isoform X2, coding for MPAKATLFDKNCNPLLELGTGPYNTIRWNPKGRFLCLAGFGNLPGDMVFWDYADKKQLAATKVEWSVTSEWSPDGCYFMTATTAPRLQVDNGIKIFHYNGSLYFKKMFDKLFQADWKPESPSKFGDIAELIKSIDSVKLEDKKPSGQGPKPTQASTKASSANPPAQKPAAYCPPLAKTAAVIQAQLLGESPSETLSKNALRNKEKREKKKAATDASSS